The following are from one region of the Tissierellales bacterium genome:
- a CDS encoding glutaminase: MDVGFPAKSGVGGGILGVVPNKMGIGVYSPALDLKGNPIAAIGVLKDLSKKLDLSIY; this comes from the coding sequence ATAGATGTAGGTTTTCCAGCTAAAAGTGGAGTAGGTGGTGGTATTCTAGGTGTAGTTCCAAATAAAATGGGAATTGGTGTTTATAGTCCAGCACTAGATTTAAAAGGTAATCCAATAGCGGCTATTGGAGTATTAAAGGATTTATCAAAGAAATTAGATTTAAGTATTTATTAG
- a CDS encoding dipeptide epimerase, giving the protein MKIKDIHVGEIKVSLKKTFKTALRELDVLENVIVRIETDTDHVGYGEGAITPVITGDTTGSIKWAIMELIKPNIIGLEVKNIEEIMYRINKSLVGNSNAKAAVDMAVYDLYGQLHKAPVYELLGGYRNKITTDITISVNSPEEMAEDSILAVKKGYETLKVKVGKDWELDITRLKAIREAVGPNIRIRIDANQGWTPKEAVKVLTNMEDLGLNIELVEQPVYAKDIKGLKFVTDNVSIPVLADESVFSPEDAINIIENRAADMVNIKLMKTGGIYNALKICNIAEVYGIECMLGCMMESKIGLTAASHLAGGKKVITKFDLDSPNLLAEDPIKGGVVYDEYNIRLNNSDGLGFREIKNVIYD; this is encoded by the coding sequence TTGAAAATTAAAGATATTCATGTTGGGGAAATAAAAGTATCATTGAAAAAAACCTTTAAGACTGCCCTTAGGGAATTAGATGTATTGGAAAATGTAATAGTAAGAATTGAAACAGATACAGACCATGTAGGCTATGGGGAAGGTGCAATTACTCCAGTAATTACTGGAGATACAACTGGTTCTATAAAGTGGGCAATTATGGAGCTTATAAAACCTAATATTATTGGATTAGAAGTAAAAAATATTGAAGAAATTATGTATAGAATAAATAAATCTTTAGTAGGAAATTCAAATGCTAAAGCAGCAGTAGATATGGCAGTATATGATCTATATGGTCAGCTTCATAAGGCACCTGTATATGAACTTTTAGGAGGATATAGAAATAAAATTACTACAGATATTACTATTAGTGTTAACTCCCCAGAAGAAATGGCAGAAGACAGCATTTTAGCAGTTAAAAAAGGCTATGAAACGTTGAAGGTAAAGGTAGGAAAGGATTGGGAATTAGATATTACTAGATTAAAAGCTATTAGAGAGGCAGTAGGACCTAATATTAGAATCCGAATTGATGCAAATCAAGGTTGGACTCCAAAAGAAGCTGTTAAAGTATTGACAAATATGGAGGATCTAGGGCTAAATATTGAACTAGTAGAGCAACCTGTATATGCAAAAGATATTAAAGGATTAAAATTTGTAACTGACAATGTATCTATACCAGTTTTAGCCGATGAAAGTGTTTTTTCACCGGAAGATGCTATTAATATTATAGAAAATAGGGCTGCAGATATGGTGAATATAAAGTTAATGAAAACTGGTGGAATATACAATGCATTAAAAATATGCAATATTGCAGAAGTTTATGGTATTGAATGTATGTTAGGTTGTATGATGGAAAGTAAAATAGGTTTAACGGCGGCTTCTCATTTAGCGGGAGGGAAAAAAGTTATTACTAAATTTGATTTAGACAGTCCTAATTTATTGGCAGAAGACCCAATAAAGGGAGGAGTTGTCTATGATGAATACAATATAAGACTGAATAATAGTGATGGTCTTGGGTTTAGAGAAATAAAAAATGTTATTTATGATTAG
- a CDS encoding SH3 domain-containing protein produces the protein MVKALKTLVILIFLFIVFMIFSNEEIINKNEELIGTNEQGRKITKTDDVDNIKPTLDTPEFWINKIKNVDSILMDENEIKNFNDENFSKIDCLYNLKEETTINEKELINLIQSISTIPKEDRYDRNGNIINNDFYNKLIDNLNINNIESENPLKYGVVVNRSEMRTFPTSEPVYKKPGDIEFDRFVETAIYSLEPVTIYNESKDGEWYFAKIYNYIGWLPKEDVAIGERDEIFNYLDNNPFIVVVDRQITIDNIDYDMGVKIPLTGLELDKEWEILLPERDEDGKLSFKKEVISKSNNFSEGYLSYTVENIITQAFKFKDEKYGWGGTNNTRDCSALIMDIYRTFGIKLPRNTSQQGMDNLGILYYSSICWLL, from the coding sequence TTGGTAAAAGCTCTTAAAACTCTCGTTATTTTAATATTTTTATTTATTGTATTTATGATTTTTTCTAATGAAGAAATCATAAATAAAAATGAAGAATTAATAGGAACTAATGAGCAAGGGAGAAAGATTACCAAAACAGATGATGTAGATAATATAAAACCAACCTTAGATACTCCTGAATTTTGGATAAATAAAATTAAAAATGTAGATTCAATTCTTATGGATGAAAATGAAATTAAAAACTTTAACGATGAAAATTTTAGTAAAATAGATTGTTTATATAATTTGAAAGAAGAGACTACTATAAATGAGAAGGAGCTAATAAATTTAATTCAATCAATTAGTACAATCCCTAAAGAAGACAGATATGATAGAAACGGGAATATAATAAACAATGATTTTTATAATAAATTAATAGACAATTTGAATATTAATAATATAGAAAGTGAAAACCCTTTAAAATATGGAGTAGTAGTTAATAGAAGTGAAATGAGAACTTTTCCAACTTCAGAACCTGTTTATAAGAAACCGGGGGATATTGAATTTGATAGATTTGTTGAAACTGCAATATATTCCTTGGAACCTGTAACTATATACAATGAAAGTAAAGATGGGGAGTGGTATTTTGCTAAAATATATAATTATATTGGCTGGTTGCCTAAAGAGGATGTAGCTATTGGTGAAAGAGATGAAATTTTTAATTATTTAGATAATAATCCTTTTATAGTAGTAGTAGATAGACAAATAACAATAGATAATATTGATTATGATATGGGAGTAAAAATTCCTTTAACAGGATTAGAATTAGATAAGGAATGGGAAATTTTGCTTCCTGAAAGAGATGAAGATGGAAAATTATCTTTTAAAAAAGAGGTAATTTCCAAATCAAATAACTTTTCTGAAGGTTACCTCTCTTATACCGTAGAAAATATTATAACCCAAGCCTTTAAATTTAAGGATGAAAAGTATGGTTGGGGCGGAACTAATAATACAAGAGATTGTTCCGCTTTGATAATGGATATATATAGAACCTTCGGAATAAAACTTCCCAGAAATACTTCTCAACAAGGTATGGATAACTTAGGAATACTATATTATTCATCAATTTGCTGGTTATTATGA